In the genome of Oncorhynchus clarkii lewisi isolate Uvic-CL-2024 chromosome 22, UVic_Ocla_1.0, whole genome shotgun sequence, one region contains:
- the LOC139380751 gene encoding dnaJ homolog subfamily C member 15, whose translation MANAGSRVIIEGETMRYAEYNSQSKIRSETEIDKRLGGTLIAVGLGVAAAGFAGRYAFQLWKPLGQVLSQTAKRMPTSTFSSHYYKGGFDQKMTKREASLILGISPTSTKSKVRDAHRRIMVLNHPDKGGSPYMAAKINEAKDLLDKDQRR comes from the exons ATGGCAAATGCTGGTAGCAGGGTAATTATTGAAGGAGAAACTATGCGATATGCTGAATACAATTCTCAATCTAAAATCAGGAGTGAAACAGAAATCGACAAAAGACTT GGTGGTACTCTGATAGCGGTTGGCCTTGGTGTTGCTGCTGCAGGCTTTGCAG GTCGTTATGCCTTCCAGTTGTGGAAGCCTCTAGGACAAGTCCTGTCACAGACTGCTAAGAGGATGCCCACCTCC acCTTCTCATCACACTACTATAAAGGAGGGTTTGACCAGAAGATGACTAAGCGAGAAGCCAGCCTCATCCTTGGTATCAG CCCAACCAGCACCAAGTCCAAGGTGAGAGATGCCCACCGGAGGATCATGGTCCTCAACCACCCAGATAAAG gTGGATCTCCTTACATGGCCGCCAAGATCAACGAGGCCAAGGACCTGCTGGATAAAGACCAACGCCGCTGA